A window from Electrophorus electricus isolate fEleEle1 chromosome 7, fEleEle1.pri, whole genome shotgun sequence encodes these proteins:
- the lpar5a gene encoding lysophosphatidic acid receptor 5a, with protein MSLLSSVSPPRGAFLLFSRSRLRAPQQMNASLGAHLKAASGDCNLTHFRYPLFRITYSLVLVVGLPLNAVALWMFVCRLGLHRSVPVVYMANLALSDLLFTLSLPLRITYFTTGSWTLGDFACMVPGTMFTVNLYSSSLFITLISMDRMLAVVYPLRSRALRTLPAAWVACGAVWLAITALAIPVALNHKASTDKECNVSRCFEHYSDENWRFGFNILCAVTAVGIVLPFAIILGCTVAVVRQLRATASSLTTPSQRGMNRHKMVWLFMSNLLIYAICFIPFHAAFILYGLHKLHYLGYNFFDVQTITMCLASTNSCLDPLIYYFSAKTLQRKTETAETREQGSSPIYFSVSLRALLQ; from the coding sequence AtgtccctcctctcctctgtctcgcCTCCACGCGGCGcgtttctcctcttctctcggTCTCGCCTTCGAGCTCCACAGCAGATGAACGCGTCTCTGGGTGCACATCTGAAAGCGGCCAGTGGCGACTGCAACCTGACCCACTTCAGGTACCCTCTCTTCAGGATCACCTACAGTCTGGTGCTGGTCGTGGGCTTGCCCCTCAATGCCGTTGCCCTGTGGATGTTCGTATGCCGGCTGGGTCTGCACAGGTCCGTGCCCGTGGTGTACATGGCCAACCTGGCCCTGTCTGACTTACTCTTCaccctctcgcttcctctgcgCATCACCTACTTCACCACGGGCAGCTGGACGCTGGGAGACTTTGCCTGCATGGTTCCAGGGACCATGTTCACCGTCAACCTCTACTCCAGTTCTCTCTTCATCACACTGATCAGCATGGACCGGATGCTTGCCGTGGTGTACCCGCTCCGCTCCCGGGCGCTTCGCACGCTGCCTGCAGCCTGGGTTGCTTGCGGGGCAGTGTGGCTTGCCATCACCGCGCTGGCCATACCTGTAGCCCTCAACCACAAGGCCAGCACAGATAAGGAGTGCAATGTGTCCCGCTGCTTCGAGCACTACTCGGACGAAAACTGGCGTTTTGGCTTCAACATCCTGTGTGCCGTGACGGCAGTGGGAATCGTCCTGCCCTTCGCCATCATCCTGGGCTGCACGGTGGCCGTAGTGCGGCAGCTGAGAGCCACAGCATCATCCCTCACAACCCCCTCCCAGCGCGGCATGAACAGGCACAAGATGGTGTGGCTCTTCATGTCCAACCTGCTGATCTACGCCATCTGCTTCATACCTTTCCACGCTGCCTTCATCCTTTACGGCCTCCACAAGCTGCACTACCTGGGCTACAACTTCTTCGACGTGCAGACCATCACCATGTGCTTGGCAAGCACCAACAGCTGCTTGGATCCACTCATTTACTACTTCAGCGCCAAGACCCTGcagaggaaaacagaaacagcGGAGACGAGAGAGCAGGGATCGTCCCCTATATATTTCTCTGTGTCCTTGAGAGCACTCCTTCAGTGA
- the LOC113590462 gene encoding G-protein coupled receptor 55, protein MNNSCSFTEIEAIMKPLELVIYVPIFVFGLLLNVMALLVFCVVLKKWTESSIYMTNLTMMDLLLLLPLPFKMHAGSNKWSLNKKVFCSFLESLYFMGMYGSIYTIMCISIDRYIAICHPFHAKRMRSRTAARVVCAAIWVFIVLAISPVYTFRTEVKEDFRCFHGFSEKGWQLAIIASLEVFGFLLPALVLVVCSVQSVKALRDTKARSSPERRAGVRIIYSSMCAFLVPFTPSHVAIFLQYLVRSKTITHCAMQQYISLFVQVALCLSNVTCCLDAVCYYFVAKEVRSSSSAIRMSIRRVTSVSTSEA, encoded by the coding sequence ATGAATAACAGCTGTTCGTTCACGGAGATCGAAGCCATCATGAAGCCCTTGGAGCTGGTGATTTACGTGCCTATCTTTGTATTTGGCTTGCTCCTGAACGTCATGGCGCTCCTGGTCTTCTGCGTGGTGCTGAAGAAGTGGACCGAGTCCTCCATCTACATGACCAACCTGACCATGATGGACCTTCTTCTGCTGCTGCCGCTTCCCTTTAAGATGCATGCCGGGAGCAACAAATGGTCCCTCAACAAGAAGGTCTTCTGCTCGTTCCTGGAGAGCCTGTACTTCATGGGCATGTACGGGAGCATCTATACCATCATGTGCATCTCCATCGACCGCTACATCGCCATATGCCACCCGTTCCACGCCAAGCGAATGCGCTCCAGGACCGCCGCCCGCGTGGTGTGTGCAGCCATCTGGGTGTTCATCGTGCTGGCTATCTCCCCTGTCTACACCTTCCGCACAGAGGTCAAGGAAGACTTCCGCTGCTTTCATGGCTTCTCCGAGAAGGGCTGGCAGCTGGCCATCATCGCCAGCCTGGAGGTGTTCGGCTTCCTGCTGCCTGCCCTGGTGCTGGTGGTCTGCTCGGTGCAGAGCGTGAAGGCGCTGCGCGACACGAAGGCGCGGAGCTCCCCTGAGCGACGGGCCGGTGTACGCATCATCTACAGCAGCATGTGCGCGTTTCTGGTACCCTTTACTCCGAGTCATGTGGCCATCTTCCTGCAGTACCTGGTTCGTAGTAAGACCATCACCCACTGTGCCATGCAGCAGTACATTTCCCTGTTCGTGCAGGTGGCTCTGTGCCTGTCCAATGTGACCTGCTGCTTGGACGCTGTGTGCTACTACTTCGTGGCCAAGGAGGTGCGGTCAAGCAGCAGCGCCATCAGAATGTCCATCAGAAGAGTGACAAGCGTGAGCACATCAGAGGCGTAA